The following proteins are co-located in the Pyxidicoccus xibeiensis genome:
- a CDS encoding anti-sigma factor family protein, which yields MSSIHRKILDVDPRMNHREARALFLALADDELPAPKAQAVRTHLDGCDECRQGWEGYASTVQRLKGVEREKAPPALASMVMNRVRRQRRFGLRGLHTAHMHHRVPVEILIPLLLGAAVAAFLFMAAP from the coding sequence ATGAGCAGCATTCATCGCAAAATCCTGGACGTGGACCCGCGGATGAACCACCGCGAGGCGAGGGCCCTGTTCCTCGCGCTCGCCGACGACGAGCTGCCCGCCCCCAAGGCGCAGGCGGTGCGCACGCACCTGGACGGCTGCGACGAGTGCCGCCAGGGGTGGGAGGGCTACGCGAGCACCGTGCAGCGCCTCAAGGGCGTGGAGCGGGAGAAGGCCCCGCCCGCGCTCGCCTCCATGGTGATGAACCGGGTGCGCCGGCAGCGCCGCTTCGGCCTGCGGGGCCTGCACACGGCCCACATGCACCACCGCGTCCCGGTGGAGATCCTCATCCCCCTGCTGCTCGGGGCGGCGGTGGCCGCCTTCCTGTTCATGGCCGCTCCCTGA
- a CDS encoding RNA polymerase sigma factor: MSSGGVLEIGQEQAVAVEAPGAGRQDAALLARLRRGDPDAFELLVRTHQDRLYDFCVRMVGDREEAHDLVQEIFVSVHQNVRRFREDSKLSTWLFRITKNHCINRLKYLKRRGRGRSEEYDEASALWVDGPGAPPAPDAALESSRERARVQWAISQLEPDARMLVALRDIEGLSYEEIIDITELPEGTVKSRLHRAREKLADLLGRLEP, encoded by the coding sequence GTGTCGTCGGGCGGCGTGCTCGAAATCGGACAGGAACAGGCGGTCGCCGTGGAGGCGCCCGGGGCGGGCCGCCAGGACGCGGCGCTGCTGGCCCGGCTGCGCCGGGGCGACCCGGATGCCTTCGAGCTGCTGGTGCGCACGCACCAGGACCGGCTCTATGACTTCTGTGTGCGCATGGTGGGGGACCGCGAGGAGGCGCACGACCTGGTGCAGGAGATCTTCGTCAGCGTCCACCAGAACGTGCGCCGCTTCCGGGAGGACTCGAAGCTGTCCACCTGGCTGTTCCGGATTACGAAGAACCACTGCATCAACCGGCTGAAGTACCTCAAGCGCCGGGGCCGGGGCCGCTCGGAGGAATACGACGAGGCCAGCGCCCTCTGGGTGGACGGACCGGGCGCGCCCCCCGCGCCAGACGCGGCGCTGGAGTCCTCCCGCGAGCGGGCCCGGGTGCAGTGGGCCATCTCCCAGCTCGAGCCCGACGCGCGCATGCTGGTGGCGCTGCGGGACATCGAGGGGCTGAGCTACGAAGAAATCATCGACATCACCGAGCTTCCGGAGGGGACGGTGAAGAGCCGGCTCCACCGGGCACGAGAGAAGCTGGCGGATCTCCTGGGACGGCTTGAGCCATGA
- the prfB gene encoding peptide chain release factor 2 (programmed frameshift) produces the protein MANDSMEKINGLRERVLALRGHLDLDRKRSRIALIERESTLPNFWDDHAKAQGMLKEKSTMEASVGAYDKVMRGLDDAQTLLELAAEANDADTAKEAEASLEGLEGEVAKLELARMLSGEQDRSSCFMDINAGAGGTDSMDWAAMLLRMYTRYCEAKGWKVEINDEVPGEEAGFKNVSLRIEGDFAYGYLKAEVGVHRLVRISPFDANARRQTAFASVDVYPEVDDTIQIDIPEKDIDLKFIRGGGAGGQKVNKTSSTAQLRHLPTGIIITCQTERSQSANKEMAFKILRGRLYELEMKKREAARDAAEAQKKDISFGSQIRSYVLAPYRMVKDLRTGVETGNVDAVLDGSLEDFVTAQLLGVKNPNRSAAAE, from the exons ATGGCGAACGATTCGATGGAGAAGATCAACGGCCTGCGGGAGCGCGTACTCGCGCTCCGGGGGCATCTT GACCTGGACCGCAAGCGGTCCCGCATCGCGCTGATTGAGCGGGAGTCCACGCTCCCCAACTTCTGGGACGACCACGCCAAGGCCCAGGGCATGTTGAAGGAGAAGTCCACGATGGAGGCCAGCGTGGGCGCCTACGACAAGGTGATGCGCGGCCTGGACGACGCGCAGACGCTGCTCGAGCTGGCGGCCGAGGCCAATGACGCGGACACCGCGAAGGAGGCGGAGGCGTCGCTGGAGGGCCTGGAGGGCGAGGTCGCCAAGCTGGAGCTGGCGCGCATGCTGTCCGGCGAGCAGGACCGCAGCAGCTGCTTCATGGACATCAACGCCGGCGCGGGCGGCACGGACTCCATGGACTGGGCGGCCATGCTGCTGCGCATGTACACGCGCTACTGCGAGGCCAAGGGCTGGAAGGTGGAGATCAACGACGAGGTGCCGGGCGAAGAGGCGGGCTTCAAGAACGTCTCCCTGCGCATCGAGGGTGACTTCGCCTACGGCTACCTCAAGGCGGAGGTGGGCGTGCACCGGCTGGTGCGCATCTCCCCCTTCGACGCCAACGCGCGGCGGCAGACGGCCTTCGCCTCCGTGGACGTCTATCCGGAGGTGGACGACACCATCCAGATCGACATCCCGGAGAAGGACATCGACCTGAAGTTCATCCGCGGCGGCGGCGCGGGTGGCCAGAAGGTGAACAAGACGTCGTCCACGGCGCAGCTGCGCCACCTGCCCACGGGCATCATCATCACCTGCCAGACGGAGCGCTCGCAGTCGGCCAACAAGGAAATGGCCTTCAAGATCCTGCGCGGCCGCCTGTACGAGCTGGAGATGAAGAAGCGCGAGGCCGCGCGGGACGCCGCCGAGGCGCAGAAGAAGGACATCTCCTTCGGCTCGCAGATCCGCTCCTACGTGCTGGCCCCGTACCGCATGGTGAAGGACCTGCGCACCGGCGTGGAGACGGGCAACGTGGACGCCGTGCTGGACGGCTCCCTGGAGGACTTCGTCACCGCCCAGCTCCTCGGGGTGAAGAACCCCAACCGCAGCGCCGCCGCGGAGTAG
- a CDS encoding Lnb N-terminal periplasmic domain-containing protein — MPRLSLIASCLLGLLLAAAPASAREVSVPPWGSGESRGEDLSIWLVTFSPGDDVPSWWGHGSLVVEDRRLQQSRLYNYGMFSFSDAMLARFAMGRLEFWVGHSSVGSTFRFYREEDRDVRIQELNLTPEQRVTVAKRLADNVLPENREYLYHHYNDNCVTRLRDMIDVATGGQLREFDRAPGRMTLREHTRRYTAVNAPMSVLLDFMMNDEIDHPITKWEEAFLPDELESQVAALQVKGADGQLQSLAAKSWNFYESPTRKRPPAEPPPWGPWIFALGLALGGAAVGLAAWERQRGSRVARMLLGLENAVLGLVLGLPGTALFIMWWVTDHTVTYRNENLFLANPLTLLALPFGVALMWGSQKARARLFKVWVALVGLGVLGIVLKLLPPFDQDNWRLIALILPVSVGMAGAFGLDRVLARLRGGDRASTGRSAAATSLKAP, encoded by the coding sequence ATGCCCCGCCTCTCACTCATCGCCTCCTGCCTGCTCGGCCTGCTGCTCGCGGCGGCGCCGGCCTCCGCGCGTGAGGTCTCCGTGCCGCCCTGGGGCTCTGGCGAGAGCCGGGGCGAGGACCTGTCCATCTGGCTGGTGACGTTCAGCCCCGGGGACGACGTGCCCTCGTGGTGGGGGCACGGCTCGCTGGTGGTGGAGGACAGGCGGCTGCAGCAGTCGCGCCTCTACAACTACGGCATGTTCAGCTTCAGCGACGCCATGCTGGCCCGCTTCGCCATGGGCCGCCTGGAGTTCTGGGTGGGCCACTCGTCCGTCGGCTCCACCTTCCGCTTCTACCGGGAAGAGGACCGCGACGTCCGCATCCAGGAGCTGAACCTCACCCCCGAGCAGCGGGTGACGGTGGCGAAGCGGCTGGCGGACAACGTGCTGCCGGAGAACCGCGAGTACCTGTATCACCACTACAACGACAACTGCGTCACCCGGCTGCGCGACATGATTGACGTGGCCACGGGCGGGCAGCTGCGCGAGTTCGACCGGGCGCCAGGGCGGATGACGCTGCGCGAGCACACGCGGCGCTACACGGCCGTGAATGCGCCCATGAGCGTGCTGCTCGACTTCATGATGAACGATGAAATCGATCATCCCATCACGAAGTGGGAGGAGGCCTTCCTCCCGGACGAGCTGGAGTCCCAGGTGGCGGCGCTGCAAGTGAAGGGCGCGGACGGGCAGCTCCAGTCGCTGGCGGCGAAGAGCTGGAACTTCTACGAGTCGCCCACGCGCAAGCGCCCGCCGGCCGAGCCTCCGCCGTGGGGGCCCTGGATTTTCGCGTTGGGGCTGGCGCTGGGCGGCGCGGCGGTGGGGCTGGCGGCGTGGGAGCGCCAGCGGGGCAGCAGGGTGGCCCGGATGCTGCTCGGCCTGGAGAACGCGGTGCTGGGGCTGGTGCTGGGGCTGCCGGGCACGGCGCTGTTCATCATGTGGTGGGTGACGGACCACACGGTGACCTACCGGAACGAGAACCTCTTCCTCGCCAACCCGCTGACGCTGCTGGCGCTGCCCTTCGGCGTGGCGCTGATGTGGGGCAGCCAGAAGGCCCGCGCGCGGCTGTTCAAGGTCTGGGTGGCGCTGGTGGGCCTGGGCGTGCTGGGCATCGTCCTCAAGCTTCTCCCGCCCTTCGACCAGGACAACTGGCGCCTCATCGCCCTCATCCTGCCCGTCTCCGTGGGCATGGCGGGCGCCTTCGGCCTGGACCGCGTGCTGGCGCGCCTGCGCGGGGGGGACCGGGCGTCCACGGGCAGGAGCGCCGCCGCCACCTCGCTGAAGGCCCCCTGA
- the ybeY gene encoding rRNA maturation RNase YbeY — translation MRLRKGKVIPRDDGKRIEEFVGAATTGTDATSVARMLAPPGWSEPAQRPEFDEVVIVLKGELTVVVDGRRERIPAGEVGLVPRGKRVVYRNDGQGACDYWSVCAPAFRPELAHMEPPEKREPENHVTVQVAHGQGREFSRLLSSWAKEYLKALELKGCELSLSLVDDRAIRRLNRTWRNKDKATDVLSFPAGDLPKGTPGPKPLGDVVISLDTAKRQAKEYGRSLESEMARYLAHGLLHLLGHDHERPRDAKRMAALEEQLLGERGMVADSLQVDARARRARSLM, via the coding sequence GTGAGATTGCGCAAGGGGAAGGTGATTCCCCGTGACGACGGCAAGCGCATCGAGGAGTTCGTGGGTGCGGCCACCACGGGGACGGATGCAACGTCCGTGGCGCGGATGCTGGCGCCGCCGGGCTGGTCCGAACCCGCCCAGCGGCCCGAGTTCGACGAGGTGGTCATCGTCCTCAAGGGTGAGCTGACGGTGGTGGTGGACGGGCGTCGCGAGCGCATCCCCGCCGGCGAGGTGGGCCTGGTGCCGCGCGGCAAGCGGGTGGTGTACCGCAACGACGGCCAGGGCGCGTGTGACTACTGGTCCGTCTGTGCCCCGGCGTTCCGCCCGGAGCTGGCGCACATGGAGCCGCCGGAGAAGCGCGAGCCGGAGAACCACGTCACGGTGCAGGTGGCGCACGGCCAGGGGCGCGAGTTCTCCCGGCTCCTGTCGTCATGGGCGAAGGAGTACCTGAAGGCGCTGGAGCTGAAGGGCTGCGAGCTGTCGCTGTCGCTCGTGGATGACAGGGCCATCCGCCGCCTCAACCGCACCTGGCGCAACAAGGACAAGGCCACGGACGTGCTGAGCTTCCCCGCTGGGGATTTGCCCAAGGGCACGCCCGGGCCGAAGCCGCTGGGCGACGTGGTCATCTCCCTCGACACGGCGAAGCGGCAGGCGAAGGAGTACGGCCGCTCGCTGGAGTCGGAGATGGCGCGCTACCTGGCCCACGGCCTGCTCCACCTGCTGGGGCACGACCATGAGCGCCCGCGCGACGCGAAGCGGATGGCGGCGCTGGAGGAGCAGCTGCTGGGCGAGCGCGGCATGGTGGCGGACTCGCTCCAGGTGGACGCGCGGGCACGCCGGGCCCGCAGCCTGATGTAG
- a CDS encoding HD family phosphohydrolase, with product MAEPESPPPGPSPLDALADRLGLGNAAWGRRAIQVFLLLVVSVGAGFVISPGLYSQQIPALTDEHVGKPFRASSPAGFKAARDYEIVHRAMTQQRRQDARAAVRPVYDLNPAVVGHLRTTVGSAFETMRVRLDELAEARSDTDMEEAGRRKRPAAPTPEDVERERRAREEMQAELQELLFGQRETSLEAEDFQALYATRFSQEAEAATLLLLERAYRSERGPVHVAGAREELAREAPQGLTVRDVVNKGEETLPGSAPQVVDVREAHQELDRFASIPGNLLPDAPGVQRRAVLRLAKRLVRANLTINIAETDARRTQAAQAVKDAVISIKKGQRVIGDGELVNDTHLVVLRGMRAETDQLDLLQLQVGGTGLVALLVVSSYFFCRAAFRRFRPTRKDGVLLGLLLVGLLGLLQVWVSIADAVQDRYTALPIEAFYYAFPVAAGAMLVRFILTQELALFFALVFACLAGVMLSNSLAFGIYTLVGSLVAADRIVKAKDRVGIFRAGLITGSANLVAVVFLFLVEGKGLAGDTLITALCAFVGSTLAVPVMVMALTPLIESTFGYASDIKLLELANLNHPALKELIVQAPGTYHHSIIIGSLVENAAEAIGANPLLARSCAYYHDIGKGRNPLYFGENQKGENRHDTLAPAMSAVIIKRHVTEGLEMARQYRLPKLVADAIPQHHGTRTVGYFYHKALKEQEGKEGAPPIDESIYRYPGPKPQFREAALVMIADAVEASTRSMSDPTSTKLQAQVQKIINLIFSEGQLDECDLTLKDLNLIAQSFLHTLEGIYHTRPAYPAGAVGGGKAPPLVVAGGVKVVEGKDKARTAGAS from the coding sequence GCTTCGTCATCTCCCCCGGCCTGTACAGCCAGCAGATTCCGGCCCTCACGGACGAGCACGTCGGCAAGCCGTTCCGGGCCAGCTCTCCCGCCGGCTTCAAGGCGGCCCGCGACTACGAAATCGTCCACCGCGCCATGACGCAGCAGCGGCGCCAGGACGCCCGCGCCGCCGTCCGCCCCGTCTACGACTTGAACCCGGCCGTGGTGGGACATCTGCGCACCACGGTGGGGTCCGCGTTTGAAACCATGCGGGTCCGCCTGGATGAGCTGGCGGAGGCCCGCTCGGACACGGACATGGAGGAGGCGGGCCGCCGCAAGCGCCCCGCGGCGCCGACCCCGGAGGACGTGGAGCGGGAGCGCCGCGCCCGCGAGGAGATGCAGGCGGAGCTGCAGGAGCTGCTCTTCGGCCAGCGCGAGACGAGCCTCGAGGCGGAGGACTTCCAGGCGCTGTACGCCACCCGCTTCTCGCAGGAGGCGGAGGCGGCCACGCTGCTGCTGCTGGAGCGGGCCTACCGCTCCGAGCGCGGGCCGGTGCACGTGGCGGGCGCGCGCGAGGAGCTGGCGCGCGAGGCGCCGCAGGGGCTCACCGTCCGGGACGTGGTGAACAAGGGCGAGGAGACGCTGCCGGGCTCCGCGCCGCAGGTGGTGGACGTGCGCGAGGCGCACCAGGAGCTGGACCGCTTCGCCTCCATCCCCGGCAACCTGCTTCCGGACGCCCCGGGCGTGCAGCGCCGGGCCGTGCTGCGGCTGGCCAAGCGGCTGGTGCGCGCCAACCTCACCATCAACATCGCGGAGACGGACGCGCGGCGCACCCAGGCGGCGCAGGCGGTGAAGGACGCCGTCATCTCCATCAAGAAGGGCCAGCGCGTCATCGGTGACGGCGAGCTCGTCAACGACACGCACCTGGTGGTGCTGCGCGGCATGCGCGCGGAGACGGACCAGCTGGACCTGCTGCAGCTCCAGGTGGGCGGCACCGGGCTGGTGGCGCTGCTGGTGGTGTCCTCGTACTTCTTCTGCCGCGCGGCCTTCCGGCGCTTCCGGCCCACGCGCAAGGACGGCGTGCTGCTGGGCCTGCTGCTGGTGGGCCTGCTGGGCCTCTTGCAGGTCTGGGTGTCCATCGCGGACGCGGTGCAGGACCGGTACACGGCGCTGCCAATCGAGGCCTTCTATTACGCCTTCCCCGTGGCGGCCGGCGCCATGCTGGTGCGCTTCATCCTCACGCAGGAGCTGGCGCTCTTCTTCGCGCTCGTCTTCGCCTGCCTCGCCGGGGTGATGCTGAGCAACTCGCTGGCGTTCGGCATCTACACGCTGGTGGGCTCGCTGGTGGCGGCCGACCGCATCGTCAAGGCCAAGGACCGGGTGGGCATCTTCCGGGCGGGTCTGATTACCGGTTCGGCCAACCTGGTGGCAGTGGTGTTCCTCTTCCTGGTGGAAGGCAAGGGGCTGGCGGGCGACACGCTCATCACCGCGCTGTGCGCCTTCGTGGGCTCCACGCTGGCGGTGCCGGTGATGGTGATGGCGCTGACGCCGCTCATCGAGTCCACCTTCGGCTACGCGTCGGACATCAAGCTGCTGGAGCTGGCCAACCTCAACCACCCGGCGCTCAAGGAGCTCATCGTCCAGGCGCCCGGCACGTACCACCACTCCATCATCATCGGCTCGCTGGTGGAGAACGCGGCCGAGGCCATTGGCGCCAACCCGCTCCTGGCCCGCTCGTGCGCGTACTACCACGACATCGGAAAGGGCCGGAACCCGCTCTACTTCGGGGAGAACCAGAAGGGGGAGAACCGGCACGACACGCTCGCGCCGGCGATGAGCGCCGTCATCATCAAGCGGCACGTGACGGAGGGGCTGGAGATGGCGCGCCAGTACCGGCTGCCCAAGCTGGTGGCGGACGCCATTCCGCAGCACCACGGCACGCGCACGGTGGGGTATTTCTACCACAAGGCCCTCAAGGAGCAGGAGGGCAAGGAGGGCGCGCCTCCCATCGACGAGAGCATCTACCGCTACCCGGGCCCCAAGCCGCAGTTCCGCGAGGCGGCGCTGGTGATGATTGCCGACGCGGTGGAGGCCTCCACGCGCTCCATGTCGGACCCCACCAGCACCAAGCTCCAGGCGCAGGTGCAGAAGATCATCAACCTCATCTTCTCCGAGGGTCAGCTCGACGAGTGCGACCTGACGCTGAAGGACCTGAACCTCATCGCGCAGTCCTTCCTGCACACGCTGGAGGGCATCTACCACACGCGTCCGGCGTACCCGGCGGGCGCGGTGGGCGGGGGCAAGGCGCCGCCGCTGGTGGTGGCGGGTGGCGTGAAGGTGGTGGAAGGCAAGGACAAGGCGCGGACGGCGGGCGCGTCATGA